A part of Solicola gregarius genomic DNA contains:
- a CDS encoding SulP family inorganic anion transporter — protein MTGSFPVFRSFAGYQRAWLRNDVIAGLTVWAVLVPESLAYATIAGVSPVVGLYAAVPALVLYAAFGSSRHLVVGPMSGTAALSASVVAAVASGGSKEFVAATTALAVIVGALGVVAGLCRLGFLSEFISEPVLKGFIVGLALTIIIGQIPAILGIEKEGEDFFEKAWQIIIRLDDVDLLTFGIGAVALAGILVARRFIPLVPGSLVFVLLGILAVAMFDLDDEGVEIVGTIDAGLPSLGLPDLAASTYLDLIGPCVGVLLIGYAEGLGAAKTYAAKEGYDIDPNRELIGMGASNLGTGVLSGMVVNGSLSKTAVNGSAGAKSQASGLVVAVLTVVTLLFLTGLFEKLPEAVLAAVVIAAVIELVDFASIRRLYGVWTSRLGKIYRHSARADFASAIGAMFGVLIFDTLPGLFIGIGLSALALLYRSSRPAVTRLARQPGADGAWVDAGRKRVTPPDPEIEVLRVESGLYFANADYVREHVRAAVTDQTRAVILDGETTPFLDVTAASMLVLLAGDMQRSGIALVFAHDVGQVRDVFSKTEAAGIAEVHPTVDDAVAAIRSRLDETATGADPAAEDPPDASGR, from the coding sequence GTGACCGGCTCGTTTCCGGTATTCCGCTCGTTCGCCGGCTACCAGCGCGCCTGGCTGCGCAACGACGTCATCGCCGGCCTCACGGTGTGGGCGGTGCTCGTGCCCGAGTCGCTCGCGTACGCCACGATCGCGGGAGTCTCGCCCGTCGTCGGCCTGTACGCCGCCGTTCCCGCGCTGGTGCTGTACGCGGCGTTCGGCAGCTCCCGGCACCTGGTCGTGGGGCCGATGTCCGGCACTGCGGCCCTGTCGGCCAGCGTGGTCGCGGCAGTGGCCTCGGGAGGCAGCAAGGAGTTCGTCGCGGCAACCACGGCGCTCGCCGTCATCGTCGGGGCACTCGGCGTCGTCGCGGGCCTGTGCCGGCTCGGATTCCTGTCGGAGTTCATCTCCGAGCCCGTTCTCAAGGGCTTCATCGTCGGGCTCGCGCTGACCATCATCATCGGGCAGATCCCCGCCATCTTGGGCATCGAGAAGGAGGGCGAGGACTTCTTCGAGAAGGCCTGGCAGATCATCATCCGGCTCGACGACGTCGATCTGCTCACCTTCGGGATCGGCGCCGTCGCGCTGGCGGGCATCCTGGTCGCTCGGCGCTTCATACCGCTCGTTCCGGGGTCCCTGGTGTTCGTGCTCCTCGGAATCCTCGCGGTCGCGATGTTCGATCTCGACGACGAGGGCGTCGAGATCGTCGGCACCATCGACGCGGGCCTGCCGTCCCTCGGGTTGCCGGACCTCGCGGCATCCACGTACCTCGACCTGATCGGCCCGTGTGTCGGGGTGCTCCTGATCGGGTACGCCGAGGGGCTCGGCGCCGCGAAGACGTACGCCGCGAAGGAGGGCTACGACATCGACCCGAACCGCGAGCTGATCGGCATGGGTGCGAGCAACCTCGGCACCGGCGTCCTCAGCGGCATGGTCGTGAACGGCAGCCTGTCGAAGACCGCGGTGAACGGCTCGGCAGGGGCGAAGAGCCAGGCATCCGGGCTGGTGGTCGCGGTCCTGACGGTCGTCACTCTGCTGTTCCTCACCGGCCTGTTCGAGAAGCTGCCCGAGGCGGTCCTGGCCGCGGTCGTGATCGCTGCGGTGATCGAGCTCGTCGACTTCGCGTCGATCCGGCGCCTGTACGGCGTGTGGACAAGCCGACTCGGCAAGATCTACCGGCACTCGGCGCGGGCGGACTTCGCGTCGGCCATCGGAGCGATGTTCGGCGTGTTGATCTTCGACACCTTGCCCGGCCTGTTCATCGGGATCGGGTTGTCGGCGCTCGCCCTGCTGTACCGGTCGTCGCGCCCCGCCGTCACCCGGCTCGCCCGCCAGCCGGGCGCGGACGGCGCGTGGGTCGACGCCGGCCGCAAGCGCGTCACGCCGCCCGACCCGGAGATCGAGGTACTCCGGGTCGAGTCGGGCCTGTATTTCGCCAACGCCGACTACGTACGCGAGCACGTACGCGCGGCGGTAACGGATCAGACCAGGGCCGTGATCCTGGACGGCGAGACGACGCCGTTCCTGGACGTGACGGCGGCGTCGATGCTCGTTCTGCTCGCGGGCGATATGCAGCGTTCGGGCATCGCGTTGGTCTTCGCCCACGACGTCGGGCAGGTACGCGACGTGTTCTCTAAGACGGAGGCTGCGGGGATCGCGGAGGTTCATCCGACGGTCGACGACGCGGTGGCGGCGATTCGCTCTCGGCTCGACGAGACAGCGACCGGAGCCGATCCAGCAGCGGAGGATCCGCCCGACGCATCCGGTCGGTGA
- a CDS encoding LuxR C-terminal-related transcriptional regulator yields MSELQHRGFRGHAPRPARIPAPPPGAIARDRITHRLDAARAGSLLLVAAPAGWGKTAAVSQWASSGERTVAWVDCDRTLNEPGALWSAIREGLANAIGGAEPTGPRAALAVERPILHHALDPLLAAASDTVLVLDDFHLIEDRDTLEDVNALVTHPPGSLLLVLITRSDPLVALYRARVSGTVTEVRASDLAFTTAETRRLLERHRVSIASADDIDRIRERTEGWATGLSLAASALASGEDSMSVVDAVTRAGPVLTGYLVEQVLNRLDSDDRDLLMRLSVVDRFDTALAELLTARPIPAARLESLTNIGGFLTSDLAQPHPFRIHGLLRTVLRDELRSTDGALLRELNAKAAAWYQSMDMIEPAIERALEAREWDLAADLLIDLASLGLAHGRPSMVAEYLERFSAGWETIDPRIVLVDVTLALSRGDADGSATRLAMAEDAIASLPAPSRARTDLLRRLLTAGVEYLRGDGQRLLAALGPDEAFVVASDQYAPRTAADDARRAWAHSLRAYGQLHRGRLSEAEQAADVSMGPSHDRYDLVRLRGWQLHASVAAARGDLRSALTYSGDAIRLASSRGHALAFDATLSHALAAWAMLEQGDIPGAEAAVDRAQSSGPVRHFSPVGGYLAEVIHARLEAATGGDPATVANAVRTITERSPRARYPYLFRTMRLATTVHALLAMGHHTDALDVIDSGPIAAHDDNARLARATVLARTAIYDASAAGPEALSEVRDVVASLEGHLDQDTYAGWSVRLLLAAAVVEYGADDPERASQLLHRALAETERQGWRLPYLELGGAIVPLLSRERLRISSYGDLIGDLLHDLDERTDHHPADLVVALSKREVEILQMLPTGYDQDELAGRLFISKNTLKTHLRAIYRKLGVESRRQAVMRGERLRLL; encoded by the coding sequence TTGTCGGAGTTGCAGCACCGAGGCTTTCGCGGGCACGCTCCGCGGCCTGCCCGGATCCCCGCCCCACCACCCGGCGCCATCGCGCGCGACCGCATCACCCACCGGCTCGACGCGGCGCGCGCCGGCTCCCTGCTGCTCGTCGCCGCACCCGCGGGGTGGGGCAAGACGGCGGCGGTGAGTCAGTGGGCGTCATCGGGTGAGCGGACCGTCGCGTGGGTCGACTGCGACCGAACCCTGAACGAGCCCGGCGCCCTGTGGAGCGCCATCCGCGAGGGCCTCGCGAATGCGATCGGCGGCGCCGAGCCGACCGGCCCCCGCGCTGCGCTGGCCGTCGAGCGACCGATCCTCCACCACGCCCTCGACCCCCTGTTGGCGGCCGCCTCCGACACCGTTCTCGTCCTCGACGACTTCCACCTGATCGAGGACCGCGACACGCTCGAGGACGTCAACGCCCTTGTCACGCATCCTCCTGGCTCGCTGCTACTCGTCCTGATCACCAGGTCAGATCCACTCGTGGCCCTGTACCGGGCGCGGGTGAGCGGCACCGTCACCGAGGTACGCGCGAGCGACCTCGCCTTCACCACTGCGGAGACCCGCCGGCTGCTCGAACGGCACCGCGTCTCGATCGCGAGTGCCGACGACATCGACCGGATCCGCGAGCGGACGGAAGGCTGGGCGACCGGCCTCAGCCTCGCCGCGTCCGCGTTGGCGAGCGGTGAAGACTCCATGAGCGTCGTCGACGCGGTCACCCGGGCCGGTCCGGTGCTCACCGGCTACCTCGTCGAACAGGTGCTGAACCGGCTCGACTCCGACGACCGCGACCTGCTGATGCGGCTGAGCGTCGTCGACCGGTTCGACACCGCCCTCGCCGAACTCCTCACGGCCCGGCCGATCCCGGCGGCGCGCCTCGAGAGTCTGACGAACATCGGCGGGTTCCTCACCAGCGATCTCGCCCAACCGCACCCGTTCCGCATTCACGGGCTGCTTCGTACGGTCCTGCGAGACGAGCTGCGGAGCACCGACGGCGCACTCCTCCGCGAGCTCAACGCGAAAGCCGCCGCGTGGTACCAGTCGATGGACATGATCGAACCCGCGATCGAGCGGGCGCTCGAGGCACGCGAATGGGACCTTGCGGCCGACCTGCTCATCGACCTCGCCTCACTGGGCCTCGCGCACGGGCGACCGTCGATGGTCGCCGAGTATCTCGAGCGGTTCTCGGCCGGCTGGGAGACGATCGACCCCCGCATCGTGCTCGTCGACGTGACGCTGGCGCTGAGCCGGGGGGACGCCGACGGGAGCGCGACACGGCTGGCGATGGCCGAGGACGCGATCGCGTCACTGCCCGCACCGTCTCGCGCCCGTACCGACCTCCTGCGGCGGTTGCTGACGGCCGGAGTCGAGTACCTCCGCGGTGACGGACAGCGGCTGCTGGCCGCTCTCGGGCCCGACGAGGCATTCGTGGTGGCGAGCGACCAGTACGCGCCCCGGACGGCCGCGGATGACGCCAGGCGGGCATGGGCACACTCGCTGCGCGCGTACGGGCAGCTGCACCGAGGGCGGCTGTCCGAGGCCGAGCAGGCGGCCGACGTGTCGATGGGGCCGAGCCACGACCGATACGACCTCGTGCGGTTGCGTGGTTGGCAGCTGCACGCCTCGGTCGCCGCTGCCCGGGGTGACCTTCGGAGCGCCTTGACCTACAGCGGCGACGCGATCAGGCTCGCGAGCAGTCGCGGCCACGCACTCGCCTTCGACGCCACGCTGTCGCATGCGCTCGCCGCGTGGGCAATGCTCGAACAGGGCGACATCCCCGGCGCCGAGGCCGCCGTCGACCGGGCACAGAGCAGCGGGCCGGTCCGGCACTTCAGCCCCGTCGGTGGATACCTCGCCGAGGTCATCCATGCCCGCCTCGAGGCCGCAACGGGAGGCGACCCGGCGACCGTGGCGAACGCCGTTCGTACCATCACCGAACGCAGCCCACGTGCTCGCTACCCGTACCTGTTCCGGACCATGCGCCTCGCGACGACCGTTCACGCCCTGCTCGCCATGGGGCACCACACGGACGCTCTCGACGTCATCGACTCGGGCCCGATCGCCGCGCACGACGACAACGCCAGGCTCGCGCGCGCCACCGTACTCGCCCGGACCGCGATCTACGATGCGTCGGCCGCTGGCCCCGAGGCCTTGTCGGAGGTACGCGACGTGGTCGCCTCCCTCGAGGGTCACCTCGACCAGGACACGTATGCCGGCTGGTCCGTACGACTGCTGCTCGCGGCGGCGGTCGTGGAGTACGGCGCGGACGATCCCGAACGTGCGTCCCAGCTGTTGCATCGGGCGCTCGCCGAGACCGAGCGGCAGGGGTGGCGCCTTCCGTACCTCGAGCTCGGCGGCGCGATCGTGCCGCTGCTCAGCCGAGAGCGGCTGCGCATCTCGTCGTACGGCGACCTGATCGGCGATCTCCTGCACGACCTCGACGAGCGCACCGACCACCATCCGGCAGATCTCGTCGTCGCCCTGTCCAAGCGCGAGGTCGAGATCCTGCAGATGCTCCCGACCGGGTACGACCAGGACGAGCTCGCCGGTCGGCTCTTCATCTCGAAGAACACGCTCAAGACGCACCTGCGCGCGATCTACCGCAAGCTCGGTGTCGAGTCGCGGCGGCAGGCCGTTATGCGCGGCGAGCGACTACGCCTGCTCTGA
- a CDS encoding DUF1269 domain-containing protein, with amino-acid sequence MATLTVWKFPGPGDAQRAVDTLESLQSEGLVTVHDAAVVEWQEGKKKPKTRQLHNLAGAGALGGTFWGLLFGLLFFVPILGAAVGAAAGALAGSLTDVGIDDSFINRVKEAVVPGTSALFVMTSDAVQDKVREAFTGSHAELIHTNLSDDDEQRLRDAFSEA; translated from the coding sequence ATGGCCACATTGACCGTCTGGAAGTTCCCCGGCCCGGGCGACGCGCAACGCGCCGTCGACACGCTGGAGAGCCTGCAGTCCGAAGGTCTGGTGACCGTTCATGACGCGGCAGTCGTCGAGTGGCAGGAAGGCAAGAAGAAGCCGAAGACGCGCCAGCTCCACAACCTCGCCGGCGCGGGTGCCCTCGGCGGTACCTTCTGGGGCCTGCTGTTCGGCCTGCTGTTCTTCGTACCGATCCTCGGTGCCGCGGTCGGCGCAGCGGCGGGTGCCCTCGCCGGGTCACTCACCGACGTCGGCATCGACGACAGCTTCATCAACCGGGTGAAGGAAGCGGTCGTACCGGGAACGTCCGCCCTGTTCGTGATGACCTCCGACGCGGTCCAGGACAAGGTACGCGAGGCGTTCACCGGCTCCCATGCCGAGCTGATCCACACGAACCTCTCCGACGACGACGAGCAGCGTCTGCGCGACGCGTTCTCCGAGGCCTGA
- a CDS encoding GAP family protein, translating to MSGLAAVLGDLLPSAIGIAISPLPIIAAVLMLMSERASRTAPAFALGWVVGLTAVTVIVLVVAGPNGADTGSSSTTASWIKLVLGVLFLGLAYNTWRKRPRAGAEVEPPKWMRGLDSMKPLAASGLGAALAAVNPKNLMLAVGGAVAIAAGDLETGATIVCVVVFVLLASVMVAGPVVAYFVARDAMLHPLEELKSFMQEHNAAIMMVLLTVLGVSNLGKGLGGLLD from the coding sequence ATGTCGGGACTCGCAGCCGTCTTGGGCGACCTCCTTCCCTCCGCGATCGGCATCGCGATCAGCCCGCTCCCGATCATCGCGGCAGTCCTGATGCTGATGTCCGAGCGCGCGTCGCGTACCGCACCTGCGTTCGCGCTCGGCTGGGTGGTCGGCCTCACCGCCGTGACCGTCATCGTGCTTGTCGTCGCGGGTCCGAACGGTGCCGACACGGGCTCGAGCTCCACCACGGCATCGTGGATCAAGCTGGTCCTCGGAGTCCTGTTCCTCGGACTCGCGTACAACACCTGGCGCAAGCGTCCCCGCGCGGGCGCCGAGGTCGAGCCACCGAAGTGGATGCGCGGGCTCGACTCGATGAAGCCCCTCGCCGCGTCCGGTCTCGGTGCGGCCCTCGCCGCAGTCAACCCGAAGAACCTGATGCTCGCCGTCGGCGGTGCGGTCGCGATCGCGGCCGGCGACCTCGAGACCGGCGCCACGATCGTCTGCGTCGTGGTCTTCGTGCTGCTCGCCAGTGTCATGGTCGCCGGCCCGGTCGTCGCGTACTTCGTCGCTCGCGACGCGATGCTGCATCCCCTTGAGGAGCTCAAGTCGTTCATGCAGGAGCACAACGCGGCGATCATGATGGTCCTCCTCACCGTCCTCGGTGTCTCGAACCTCGGCAAGGGCCTCGGCGGCCTGCTCGACTGA
- a CDS encoding DUF7144 family membrane protein, giving the protein MSTSHSGQRGNPFALGVAVFAAALMLVAGAFQVLQGIVAIANDEYFVTLPNYTYEFDLTAWGWIHLVIGIILVLVGVSLFSGRLWARATGIAIASISAIANFLWLPYQPWWAILVIAIDILVIWALATYRPVD; this is encoded by the coding sequence ATGTCGACGTCACACAGTGGACAGCGAGGGAATCCGTTCGCGTTGGGGGTCGCGGTCTTCGCGGCTGCACTGATGCTCGTCGCGGGTGCGTTCCAGGTCCTGCAGGGCATCGTCGCCATCGCGAACGACGAGTACTTCGTCACGCTGCCGAACTACACGTACGAGTTCGACCTGACCGCGTGGGGCTGGATCCATCTGGTGATCGGGATCATCCTCGTGCTCGTCGGCGTCAGTCTGTTCTCCGGGAGGCTCTGGGCGCGGGCGACCGGCATAGCGATCGCGTCGATCTCTGCCATCGCCAACTTCCTGTGGCTTCCGTACCAGCCCTGGTGGGCGATCCTGGTGATCGCGATCGACATCCTCGTGATCTGGGCGCTCGCTACGTACCGGCCGGTCGACTAG
- a CDS encoding NUDIX hydrolase → MAETVHAAGAVTWRRVGGHTELLMIHRPKYDDWTFPKGKLDRGERHVQASVREVEEETGVRVRLGVPLLAHEYPMRGNAATKRVQYWSARPVGGDDVASYAPNHEVDGVRWVRLRDVAALLTYDRDRDVLARFRALKRRKHHKTRTLVVVRHAAARARSRWKGPDTERTLTRNGERQAVRMAPILTAYGVRDVVSSDAQRCVATVTPYADSVGTDIVLEPRLAEDGARRKRVRKATYDLLDDRAPVVAATHRPVLPYVTDALGLDITEPLMPGELLVVHHRDGDVVATERHST, encoded by the coding sequence ATGGCCGAGACAGTCCACGCGGCGGGCGCGGTGACCTGGCGGCGCGTCGGCGGACACACCGAGCTGCTGATGATCCATCGTCCGAAGTACGACGACTGGACGTTCCCGAAGGGCAAGCTCGACCGCGGTGAGCGGCACGTCCAGGCGAGCGTTCGCGAGGTGGAGGAGGAGACGGGCGTGCGCGTCCGGCTCGGCGTCCCGCTGCTCGCGCACGAGTACCCGATGCGCGGCAACGCGGCGACGAAACGGGTGCAGTACTGGTCCGCGCGACCGGTCGGCGGCGACGACGTCGCGTCGTACGCGCCGAACCACGAGGTCGACGGCGTGCGCTGGGTACGCCTACGCGACGTGGCCGCGCTGCTCACGTACGACCGCGATCGCGACGTGCTCGCCAGGTTTCGCGCGCTCAAGAGGCGCAAGCATCACAAGACCCGCACCCTCGTCGTCGTCCGGCACGCGGCCGCGCGGGCCCGAAGCCGCTGGAAGGGCCCCGACACCGAACGCACGCTCACCAGGAACGGCGAGCGGCAGGCCGTGCGCATGGCGCCGATCCTCACGGCGTACGGGGTGCGCGACGTCGTCAGCAGCGATGCGCAACGCTGCGTCGCGACCGTCACGCCCTACGCGGATTCCGTCGGCACCGACATCGTGCTCGAGCCCCGGCTCGCAGAGGACGGCGCGCGTCGCAAGCGGGTGCGCAAGGCGACGTACGACCTGCTTGACGACCGCGCGCCGGTCGTCGCGGCGACGCACCGTCCGGTGCTCCCGTACGTGACCGACGCGCTCGGCCTCGACATCACCGAACCGCTGATGCCGGGCGAGCTGCTGGTCGTCCATCACCGCGACGGCGACGTCGTCGCGACCGAGCGGCACTCGACCTGA
- a CDS encoding 4'-phosphopantetheinyl transferase family protein, protein MCSAIADPARTENDGTSLLDRIVTEPVRVVETRADREIALFGSEHRAIAGAVPRRRAEFGTVRWCARAALDELGIAAVPILPGERGAPIWPDGVVGAMTHCTGYRAAALARASDVAALGVDAEPNEPLPAGVLGIVASAEEAEALATLPRRGIAWDRVLFSAKESVYKAWFPLARRWLGFEDAVVAVHPDGCFTAAVDPRLAVGVSPDRYDGRWFAGSELVVTAVTVPT, encoded by the coding sequence ATGTGCAGCGCTATCGCCGATCCGGCGCGTACGGAGAATGACGGCACGTCATTGCTCGACCGGATCGTGACCGAGCCTGTGCGCGTCGTCGAGACCCGTGCCGATCGCGAGATCGCACTCTTCGGGTCGGAGCATCGAGCCATCGCGGGCGCGGTGCCGAGACGCCGCGCGGAGTTCGGCACCGTGCGCTGGTGTGCGCGCGCCGCTCTCGACGAGTTGGGTATCGCCGCAGTGCCGATATTGCCAGGTGAGCGGGGTGCCCCGATCTGGCCGGACGGCGTCGTCGGAGCGATGACGCACTGTACGGGTTACCGTGCCGCCGCGCTGGCAAGGGCGAGCGACGTTGCCGCGCTCGGAGTCGACGCCGAACCGAACGAACCGCTACCTGCCGGCGTCCTCGGTATCGTCGCGAGTGCCGAGGAGGCCGAGGCACTCGCGACGCTACCGCGACGCGGTATCGCATGGGACCGGGTGCTGTTCAGCGCCAAGGAATCGGTCTACAAGGCGTGGTTCCCACTCGCGAGACGCTGGCTCGGCTTCGAGGACGCGGTGGTGGCGGTCCATCCGGACGGGTGTTTCACTGCTGCCGTCGATCCCCGGCTCGCGGTCGGTGTGTCGCCGGACCGTTACGACGGGCGGTGGTTCGCCGGTTCTGAACTCGTGGTCACCGCGGTGACGGTCCCGACCTGA
- a CDS encoding ABC transporter permease, which yields MSDATRTRPHDVFADGPSVPANADSTRVSWWLIDAWLMAARNLRRIQRTPELLMYAVVQPVMFILLFAYVFGGAIDVGSSDYKQFLMPGIFVMMVLFSSVSATTVTLAEDMQRGIIDRFRSMPMTQSSVLVGRTASEVVRTGITVAIMIVMGLLIGFRFHGGAAYALLGIALLLLFGYAFSWLGSVLGLTAPSVEAAQSAGTFWLFPFAFVSSAFVPTQSMPGWLQVYADHSPVTVTVNALRDCFMRGTFDSDGAQSLLWSVGILVVFAPLATVLYKRRSA from the coding sequence ATGAGCGATGCGACGCGTACCCGCCCCCACGACGTGTTCGCCGATGGTCCCTCGGTGCCCGCGAACGCCGACTCGACGAGAGTGTCATGGTGGCTGATCGACGCATGGCTCATGGCCGCGCGGAACCTGCGCCGCATTCAGCGCACGCCCGAACTGCTGATGTACGCGGTCGTCCAGCCAGTGATGTTCATCCTGTTGTTCGCCTATGTCTTCGGCGGCGCGATCGACGTCGGCAGCAGCGACTACAAACAGTTCCTGATGCCGGGCATCTTCGTGATGATGGTGCTCTTCTCGTCGGTGTCGGCGACGACGGTCACGCTGGCCGAAGACATGCAACGAGGCATCATCGACCGCTTCCGGTCCATGCCGATGACTCAGTCCTCGGTGCTGGTCGGCCGGACCGCGTCCGAGGTCGTCCGCACGGGCATCACCGTCGCGATCATGATCGTCATGGGTCTGTTGATCGGCTTCCGGTTCCACGGCGGTGCCGCGTACGCGCTCCTCGGCATCGCTCTACTGCTGCTGTTCGGCTATGCGTTCTCGTGGCTGGGGTCCGTGTTGGGACTAACCGCACCGAGCGTCGAGGCCGCGCAGTCGGCCGGGACCTTCTGGCTGTTCCCGTTCGCGTTCGTGAGCTCCGCATTCGTTCCGACGCAGTCGATGCCGGGCTGGCTGCAGGTCTACGCCGACCACAGCCCGGTGACGGTCACGGTCAACGCGCTGCGCGACTGCTTCATGCGCGGAACGTTCGACTCCGACGGTGCCCAGTCGCTGCTCTGGTCGGTCGGGATCCTGGTCGTCTTCGCGCCGCTGGCGACCGTCTTGTACAAACGGCGCAGTGCCTGA
- a CDS encoding ATP-binding cassette domain-containing protein: protein MANAIELNGLHKRYGDQTALDGLDLAVPEGSVAGLLGANGAGKTTAVRILSTLLRPDSGTAQVCQADVVEHPQTVRASLGLTGQFAAVDEILTGAENLRMIGRLFRLSRADATQRADDLLAAFELADAADRQVKTYSGGMRRRLDLAASLIARPRVLVLDEPTTGLDPRSRLTVWDAIARLRNAGTTVLLTTQDLEEAEHLADEIAVMASGRLIAHGTADQLKSEVGGENLCVQLPDAENLQLATDALRDLGNASPVVDAEAHVVTVALDGSGIDGLADAVIELRRRDITIKDVEVRRPTLDDVFLRLTSAYVAPGDTNDDSGWHNRQHPPGDGPYESVGPAAGSGVNNSRRNA from the coding sequence ATGGCGAACGCAATCGAGTTGAACGGACTGCACAAACGGTACGGAGATCAGACCGCGCTTGACGGGCTCGACCTGGCAGTTCCGGAGGGGTCGGTGGCCGGCCTCCTGGGCGCCAACGGCGCCGGCAAGACAACAGCGGTGCGCATCCTGTCGACACTGCTGCGACCGGACTCGGGTACCGCGCAGGTCTGCCAAGCCGACGTCGTCGAGCACCCGCAGACAGTACGCGCGTCGCTCGGGCTGACCGGACAGTTCGCCGCGGTGGACGAGATCCTGACCGGCGCCGAGAACCTCCGGATGATCGGTCGGCTGTTTCGTCTGAGCAGGGCGGACGCAACGCAGCGTGCCGACGACCTCTTGGCCGCCTTCGAGCTTGCGGATGCGGCCGACCGACAGGTGAAGACATATTCGGGTGGCATGCGCCGCCGACTCGACCTCGCTGCGAGCCTCATCGCACGTCCCCGGGTGCTCGTTCTGGACGAGCCCACGACCGGTCTCGACCCACGAAGCCGACTGACGGTGTGGGATGCCATCGCTCGTCTTCGCAACGCGGGTACGACAGTGCTGCTCACAACCCAGGATCTCGAAGAGGCCGAGCACCTCGCCGATGAGATCGCGGTGATGGCGAGTGGCCGCTTGATCGCGCACGGCACGGCCGATCAGCTGAAGAGCGAGGTGGGCGGCGAGAACCTGTGCGTCCAACTCCCCGACGCCGAGAACCTGCAGCTGGCCACCGACGCGCTGCGCGACCTCGGCAACGCCAGTCCGGTAGTCGACGCGGAGGCACACGTCGTGACCGTCGCGCTGGACGGCAGTGGAATCGACGGCCTCGCCGACGCCGTAATCGAGCTTCGTCGACGCGACATCACCATCAAGGACGTAGAGGTACGTCGCCCGACGCTCGACGACGTGTTCCTGCGCCTGACGAGCGCCTACGTCGCGCCCGGCGACACCAACGACGACTCGGGTTGGCACAACCGGCAGCACCCGCCGGGCGACGGCCCATACGAATCCGTAGGTCCCGCGGCCGGATCCGGTGTCAACAACTCAAGGAGGAACGCATGA
- a CDS encoding GHMP family kinase ATP-binding protein, which produces MNLSRLCSAPFGHRGREALCWHAHRYVRPEEWSRVTAELEGVAIAAAETRDCLTDDVRPSPAARVAAPDDLDREERVGRATVHGTCGELLQGYRRPDGRMGGSGRHGGSQDAGGYQHFLFTLPVAEFATTGTVRLDPGQREPRVIPPDRTRALTAAVSAARALGLTSAQVDLEIASNIPVGKGCASSTADVMASIAALLDATHTQTPDAVVHAFGGLVAKDIEWGDYLFSDSVALCLQRSHTLVREYETDLRWRIVSVDEGGVVDTAQFHERQRASRRQAQHFDLLARQLDTALRTGDYVTAAQIGTESALINQRELPKRTMPVMRRVAAHTGALGLAVAHTGTVIGLIFSEHQDDAALRMQESFRLLEADGLAPRTLSVRE; this is translated from the coding sequence ATGAATCTGTCGCGACTGTGTTCGGCGCCGTTCGGGCACCGCGGGCGCGAGGCACTCTGTTGGCATGCGCACCGCTACGTCCGGCCCGAGGAGTGGAGCCGGGTGACCGCCGAGCTCGAAGGGGTCGCTATCGCAGCCGCCGAAACCCGCGACTGCCTCACCGACGACGTTCGTCCCAGCCCGGCCGCTCGGGTGGCCGCACCGGACGACCTCGACCGGGAGGAGCGGGTAGGCCGCGCGACCGTCCACGGGACGTGCGGCGAGCTGCTGCAGGGTTACCGGCGACCCGACGGGCGCATGGGCGGCTCGGGACGTCATGGCGGCAGCCAGGACGCGGGCGGCTACCAGCACTTCCTGTTCACGCTCCCCGTCGCCGAGTTCGCCACAACCGGTACTGTGCGACTCGATCCGGGCCAGCGGGAGCCGCGCGTCATCCCGCCCGACCGGACCCGTGCGCTCACTGCCGCCGTGAGTGCAGCTCGCGCACTCGGACTCACCAGCGCGCAGGTCGATCTCGAGATCGCAAGCAACATTCCGGTCGGCAAAGGCTGCGCGAGCTCTACAGCCGACGTGATGGCCTCGATCGCGGCGCTGCTGGATGCGACGCACACCCAGACCCCGGACGCTGTCGTGCATGCCTTCGGAGGCTTGGTGGCGAAGGACATCGAGTGGGGCGACTACCTGTTCAGTGATTCGGTCGCCTTGTGCCTGCAGCGCTCGCACACGCTGGTGCGCGAGTACGAGACCGACCTGCGATGGCGCATCGTGAGCGTGGACGAGGGCGGCGTCGTCGACACGGCGCAGTTCCACGAACGGCAGCGCGCGTCGCGCCGCCAGGCGCAGCACTTCGACCTGCTTGCCAGGCAGCTCGATACCGCGCTACGTACTGGTGACTACGTGACGGCGGCGCAGATCGGAACCGAGAGCGCGCTGATAAACCAGCGCGAGCTGCCGAAGCGGACAATGCCGGTGATGCGCCGTGTCGCCGCCCACACTGGCGCGCTCGGTTTGGCCGTGGCGCACACCGGAACAGTGATCGGGTTGATCTTCTCCGAGCACCAGGACGATGCCGCACTGCGTATGCAGGAGTCGTTTCGGCTGCTCGAAGCGGACGGACTCGCGCCCCGGACGTTGTCCGTGCGGGAGTAA